Proteins encoded by one window of Pseudomonas coleopterorum:
- the rplN gene encoding 50S ribosomal protein L14: MIQTQSMLDVADNSGARRVMCIKVLGGSHRRYAGIGDIIKVTVKEAIPRGKVKKGQVMTAVVVRTRHGVRRADGSIIRFDGNAAVLLNNKQEPIGTRIFGPVTRELRSEKFMKIVSLAPEVL, translated from the coding sequence ATGATTCAGACTCAATCCATGCTCGATGTGGCCGATAACAGCGGCGCTCGTCGCGTCATGTGCATCAAGGTACTGGGCGGCTCGCACCGCCGGTACGCTGGGATCGGCGACATCATCAAGGTGACCGTGAAGGAAGCGATTCCTCGTGGCAAGGTGAAGAAGGGTCAAGTGATGACTGCTGTTGTAGTCCGCACTCGCCACGGCGTTCGTCGTGCTGACGGCTCCATCATCCGCTTCGATGGCAACGCTGCTGTTCTTTTGAACAACAAGCAAGAGCCAATCGGCACCCGTATCTTTGGGCCAGTGACCCGTGAACTTCGCTCTGAGAAGTTCATGAAGATCGTCTCGCTCGCCCCAGAAGTGCTGTAA
- the rpsQ gene encoding 30S ribosomal protein S17 yields MAEAEKTVRTLTGRVVSDKMDKTITVLIERRVKHPIYGKYVKRSTKLHAHDETNQCKIGDKVTIRETRPLAKTKSWALVDVLERAVEV; encoded by the coding sequence ATGGCTGAAGCCGAAAAAACCGTCCGTACGCTGACTGGCCGTGTGGTCAGCGACAAGATGGACAAAACCATCACCGTATTGATCGAGCGTCGCGTAAAGCACCCGATCTACGGTAAATACGTTAAGCGTTCGACTAAGCTGCACGCTCACGACGAAACCAACCAGTGCAAGATCGGCGACAAGGTCACTATTCGTGAAACCCGTCCGCTGGCCAAGACCAAGTCCTGGGCACTGGTTGACGTTCTCGAACGCGCTGTTGAAGTCTAA
- the rpmC gene encoding 50S ribosomal protein L29, whose product MKANELREKSAQQLNEQLLGLLRDQFNLRMQKATGQLGQSHLLSQVKRDIARVKTVLNQQAGK is encoded by the coding sequence ATGAAAGCGAATGAACTTCGTGAAAAATCAGCACAGCAACTGAACGAGCAACTGCTCGGCTTGCTGCGCGACCAGTTCAATCTGCGCATGCAGAAAGCAACTGGCCAGTTGGGGCAGTCTCACCTGCTCTCGCAAGTGAAGCGCGACATCGCTCGCGTGAAAACTGTGCTCAACCAGCAGGCAGGTAAGTGA
- the rplP gene encoding 50S ribosomal protein L16 — protein sequence MLQPKRTKFRKQMTGHNRGLAQRGSKVSFGEFALKSVARGRLTARQIESARRALTRHVKRGGKIWIRVFPDKPISKKPLEVRMGKGKGNVEYWVAQIQPGKVLYEIEGVSEELAREAFALAAAKLPLATSFVKRTVM from the coding sequence ATGTTGCAACCTAAGCGTACGAAGTTCCGCAAGCAGATGACTGGCCACAACCGTGGTCTGGCTCAGCGCGGTAGCAAAGTCAGCTTCGGCGAGTTCGCGCTGAAGTCTGTAGCTCGTGGTCGTCTCACCGCTCGTCAGATCGAGTCAGCGCGTCGTGCTCTGACCCGTCACGTAAAACGTGGCGGCAAGATCTGGATCCGTGTATTCCCGGACAAGCCTATCTCCAAAAAGCCCCTCGAAGTTCGTATGGGTAAAGGTAAGGGTAACGTGGAATATTGGGTTGCCCAGATTCAGCCAGGCAAAGTCCTGTATGAAATCGAGGGTGTTTCCGAAGAGCTGGCGCGTGAGGCTTTCGCCTTGGCGGCTGCAAAGCTGCCTCTCGCCACCTCCTTTGTTAAGCGGACGGTGATGTGA
- the rpsC gene encoding 30S ribosomal protein S3, with protein sequence MGQKVHPIGIRLGIVKEHTSVWYADGRTYADYLFADLKVREYLQDKLKSASVSRIDIHRPAQTARITIHTARPGIVIGKKGEDVEKLRQDLTKQMGVPVHINIEEIRKPELDGMLVAQSVAQQLERRVMFRRAMKRAVQNAMRIGAKGIKIQVSGRLGGAEIARTEWYREGRVPLHTLRADIDYANYEAHTTYGVIGVKVWIFKGEVIGGRQEELKPQAPAPRKKAAK encoded by the coding sequence ATGGGTCAGAAAGTACATCCCATTGGCATTCGCCTGGGAATCGTCAAGGAGCACACCTCCGTCTGGTACGCAGACGGTCGGACTTATGCGGACTACTTGTTCGCAGATCTGAAGGTGCGTGAGTATCTCCAAGACAAACTAAAAAGCGCGTCCGTAAGCCGTATCGATATCCATCGTCCGGCCCAAACTGCACGCATCACCATTCACACCGCTCGTCCTGGTATCGTCATCGGGAAGAAAGGTGAGGACGTTGAGAAGCTGCGTCAGGACCTGACCAAGCAAATGGGTGTGCCTGTGCACATCAATATCGAAGAGATCCGCAAGCCGGAGCTCGACGGTATGCTGGTTGCGCAGAGCGTAGCTCAGCAGCTGGAGCGTCGTGTGATGTTCCGTCGCGCCATGAAGCGCGCCGTACAGAACGCCATGCGCATTGGTGCCAAAGGCATCAAGATCCAAGTGAGCGGTCGTCTCGGCGGTGCTGAAATCGCACGTACTGAATGGTATCGCGAAGGTCGTGTGCCATTGCACACCCTGCGTGCCGACATCGACTATGCCAACTACGAAGCTCACACCACCTACGGTGTGATCGGTGTGAAGGTTTGGATTTTCAAAGGCGAAGTAATCGGTGGTCGCCAAGAAGAACTGAAACCACAAGCACCTGCGCCTCGTAAAAAAGCTGCTAAGTAA
- the rplV gene encoding 50S ribosomal protein L22 translates to MEVAAKLSGARISAQKARLVADQIRGKKVGEALNLLAFSSKKAAEIMKKVLESAVANAEHNEGADVDDLKVSTVFVNEGRSLKRIMPRAKGRADRIVKRSCHITVKVADK, encoded by the coding sequence ATGGAAGTAGCCGCTAAGTTGTCGGGCGCTCGAATCTCCGCCCAGAAAGCCCGCTTGGTCGCCGACCAGATCCGCGGGAAGAAGGTGGGCGAAGCGCTCAACCTGCTGGCTTTTAGCAGTAAAAAAGCCGCGGAAATCATGAAGAAAGTGCTGGAGTCGGCCGTAGCCAACGCCGAGCACAACGAAGGCGCAGACGTTGATGACCTGAAGGTCAGCACCGTTTTCGTCAACGAAGGGCGTTCGCTGAAGCGCATCATGCCTCGTGCCAAAGGCCGGGCTGATCGCATCGTCAAGCGGTCTTGCCATATCACTGTCAAGGTTGCTGACAAGTAA
- the rpsS gene encoding 30S ribosomal protein S19, whose protein sequence is MPRSLKKGPFIDLHLLKKIEVAAEKNDRKPVKTWSRRSMILPQMVGLTIAVHNGRQHVPVLVNEDMVGHKLGEFAGTRTYRGHVADKKAKR, encoded by the coding sequence GTGCCACGTTCTCTGAAAAAAGGTCCTTTTATTGATCTTCACCTACTGAAGAAGATCGAAGTGGCGGCGGAAAAGAACGATCGCAAACCAGTTAAGACCTGGTCGCGTCGTTCGATGATCCTGCCACAAATGGTCGGTCTGACCATCGCAGTACACAACGGTCGTCAGCACGTCCCCGTTCTCGTGAACGAAGACATGGTCGGCCACAAACTGGGCGAGTTCGCCGGTACCCGTACATATCGCGGGCACGTGGCTGACAAGAAAGCCAAGCGTTAA
- the rplB gene encoding 50S ribosomal protein L2: MAIVKCKPTSPGRRFVVKVVNQELHKGAPHAPLLEKKSKSGGRNNNGRITTRHIGGGHKQHYRMIDFRRNDKDGITATVERIEYDPNRTAHIALVLYADGERRYILAPKGVSAGDQLIAGALAPIKPGNSLQLRNIPVGSTIHGIELKPGKGAQIARSAGASAQLIAREGVYVTLRLRSGEMRKVLSECRATLGEVSNSEHSLRSLGKAGAKRWRGVRPTVRGVAMNPVDHPHGGGEGRTSGGRHPVSPWGFPTKGAKTRGNKRTDKMIVRRRK, from the coding sequence ATGGCAATCGTTAAATGCAAACCGACTTCCCCTGGCCGCCGTTTCGTGGTCAAGGTGGTCAACCAGGAGCTGCATAAAGGCGCTCCTCACGCACCGCTGCTCGAGAAAAAATCGAAGTCTGGTGGTCGTAACAACAATGGCCGTATTACCACCCGTCACATCGGTGGTGGTCACAAGCAGCATTACCGCATGATCGACTTCCGTCGCAACGACAAAGATGGCATCACCGCCACTGTCGAGCGTATCGAATACGATCCTAACCGTACTGCTCACATCGCTCTGGTTCTGTACGCAGACGGCGAGCGTCGCTACATCCTCGCACCGAAAGGCGTGAGCGCTGGCGACCAGCTGATTGCAGGTGCTCTGGCACCAATCAAGCCAGGCAACTCGCTGCAGCTGCGCAACATCCCGGTTGGTAGCACCATCCACGGCATCGAACTGAAGCCGGGCAAGGGTGCTCAGATCGCTCGCTCCGCTGGTGCTTCGGCTCAGCTGATCGCTCGTGAAGGTGTCTATGTGACCCTGCGCCTGCGTTCGGGCGAAATGCGTAAAGTGCTGTCCGAGTGCCGTGCAACGCTGGGTGAGGTTTCGAACTCCGAGCACAGCCTGCGCTCGCTGGGTAAAGCCGGTGCCAAACGCTGGCGTGGCGTTCGCCCAACCGTTCGTGGTGTTGCCATGAACCCGGTTGACCACCCACATGGTGGTGGTGAAGGTCGTACCTCCGGTGGTCGTCATCCGGTATCGCCATGGGGCTTCCCGACTAAGGGCGCGAAGACTCGTGGTAATAAGCGTACCGACAAAATGATCGTCCGTCGTCGCAAGTAA
- the rplW gene encoding 50S ribosomal protein L23 produces the protein MNQERVFKVLLGPHVSEKATVLADKKGQFVFKVATDATKLEIKKAVESLFSVKVERVTTLNVLGKSKRTARGLGKRNDWKKAVISLQPGQDLDFSSSAE, from the coding sequence ATGAACCAGGAACGCGTATTTAAAGTTCTGCTTGGCCCGCACGTTTCCGAGAAGGCTACGGTTCTGGCAGACAAGAAAGGTCAGTTCGTTTTCAAGGTTGCTACCGACGCAACCAAGCTGGAAATCAAGAAGGCCGTCGAAAGCCTGTTCAGCGTGAAAGTAGAGCGTGTTACTACCCTGAACGTACTGGGTAAAAGCAAGCGCACTGCTCGCGGTCTGGGCAAGCGTAATGACTGGAAGAAGGCGGTTATCTCCCTTCAGCCAGGCCAAGATCTCGATTTCAGCAGCAGTGCTGAGTAA
- the rplD gene encoding 50S ribosomal protein L4 — MQLNVNDAQAIEVSELTFGGEFNETLVHQAVVAYMAGGRQGSKQQKTRSDVRGGGKRPWRQKGTGRARAGTIRSPIWRGGGTTFAARPQDHTQKLNKKMYRAALRSILAELVRTDRLVVVQDFAVEAPKTKDLLGKLNGMGLTDVLIVSDSVDENLYLAARNLPHVDVRDVQGSDPVSLIAYDKVLITVSAVKKFEELLG, encoded by the coding sequence ATGCAATTAAATGTAAATGACGCTCAGGCGATCGAAGTTTCCGAACTGACTTTCGGCGGCGAGTTCAACGAGACGCTGGTGCACCAGGCAGTCGTGGCCTACATGGCTGGCGGTCGTCAGGGCAGCAAGCAGCAGAAGACCCGTTCCGACGTTCGTGGTGGCGGTAAGCGCCCTTGGCGTCAAAAGGGTACTGGCCGCGCGCGTGCCGGTACTATCCGTAGCCCAATCTGGCGTGGCGGTGGTACCACTTTCGCAGCTCGTCCTCAGGATCACACCCAGAAGCTGAACAAGAAGATGTATCGCGCAGCACTGCGCTCCATCCTTGCTGAGCTGGTGCGTACCGATCGTCTGGTCGTGGTTCAGGACTTCGCTGTCGAAGCACCGAAAACCAAAGACCTGCTGGGCAAGCTGAATGGCATGGGCCTCACCGACGTTCTGATCGTATCGGACTCCGTCGACGAGAACCTGTACCTGGCTGCTCGCAACCTGCCGCACGTCGATGTACGTGACGTTCAAGGTTCCGACCCAGTTAGTCTGATCGCATACGACAAGGTGTTGATCACCGTGTCGGCCGTGAAGAAATTCGAGGAGCTGCTGGGATGA
- the rplC gene encoding 50S ribosomal protein L3 produces the protein MTIGVVGRKCGMTRIFTEEGVSIPVTVIEIEPNRVTQFKTEETDGYRAVQVTVGERRASRVTAAQAGHFAKANVAAGRGVWEFRLAEGEYQAGDLINAELFAAGQLVDVTGQSKGKGFAGTIKRWNFRGQDNTHGNSVSHRVPGSIGQCQTPGRVFKGKKMSGHMGAERVTVQSLEVVRVDAERNLLLVKGAVPGATGGNLVVRPAAKARG, from the coding sequence ATGACTATTGGTGTAGTCGGTCGTAAATGCGGTATGACCCGTATTTTCACCGAAGAAGGTGTCTCCATTCCGGTCACGGTCATTGAGATCGAGCCGAATCGCGTCACCCAGTTCAAAACTGAAGAAACTGATGGCTATCGTGCAGTGCAAGTCACTGTCGGCGAGCGTCGTGCTTCGCGCGTGACTGCTGCTCAGGCAGGTCACTTCGCCAAGGCGAACGTTGCTGCTGGTCGTGGCGTCTGGGAATTTCGCCTTGCAGAAGGCGAGTACCAGGCTGGCGACTTGATCAATGCTGAACTCTTCGCAGCGGGCCAACTGGTAGACGTTACCGGTCAGTCCAAAGGTAAAGGCTTTGCCGGTACCATCAAGCGTTGGAACTTCCGCGGTCAAGACAACACCCACGGTAACTCCGTTTCCCACCGCGTCCCTGGCTCCATCGGCCAGTGCCAGACTCCTGGCCGTGTATTCAAGGGCAAAAAAATGTCCGGTCATATGGGCGCTGAGCGCGTGACCGTGCAGTCCCTGGAAGTTGTGCGCGTCGACGCTGAACGCAATCTGCTGCTCGTCAAGGGTGCTGTTCCTGGCGCGACCGGCGGCAACCTGGTTGTGCGTCCGGCAGCCAAGGCTCGCGGTTAA
- the rpsJ gene encoding 30S ribosomal protein S10 has translation MQNQQIRIRLKAFDHRLIDQSTQEIVETAKRTGAQVRGPIPLPTRKERFTVLVSPHVNKDARDQYEIRTHKRVLDIVQPTDKTVDALMKLDLAAGVEVQISLG, from the coding sequence ATGCAAAATCAGCAAATCCGTATCAGGTTGAAGGCTTTCGACCATCGCCTGATCGACCAATCCACCCAGGAAATCGTGGAAACCGCGAAACGTACTGGTGCTCAGGTGCGTGGTCCAATTCCACTCCCTACCCGTAAAGAGCGGTTCACTGTTCTGGTTTCTCCGCACGTCAACAAAGACGCGCGTGACCAGTACGAGATCCGTACTCATAAGCGTGTTCTGGACATCGTCCAGCCAACGGACAAAACCGTTGATGCGCTGATGAAGCTTGATCTTGCGGCAGGTGTGGAAGTGCAGATCAGCCTCGGCTAA
- the tuf gene encoding elongation factor Tu — MAKEKFDRSLPHVNVGTIGHVDHGKTTLTAALTRVCSEVFGSARVDFDKIDSAPEEKARGITINTAHVEYNSTIRHYAHVDCPGHADYVKNMITGAAQMDGAILVCSAADGPMPQTREHILLSRQVGVPYIVVFLNKADLVDDAELLELVEMEVRDLLSTYDFPGDDTPIIIGSARMALEGNDENEMGTTAVRKLVETLDSYIPEPVRLTDKPFLMPIEDVFSISGRGTVVTGRIERGIVRVQDALEIVGLRDTTVTTCTGVEMFRKLLDEGRAGENCGVLLRGTKRDDVERGQVLVKPGSVKPHTKFTAEVYVLSKEEGGRHTPFFKGYRPQFYFRTTDVTGNCELPEGVEMVMPGDNIQMTVTLIKTIAMEDGLRFAIREGGRTVGAGVVAKIIE; from the coding sequence GTGGCTAAAGAAAAATTTGATCGTTCCCTACCTCACGTCAACGTCGGCACCATCGGCCACGTTGACCACGGTAAAACCACTCTGACCGCTGCTCTGACTCGCGTCTGCTCCGAAGTTTTCGGTTCGGCTCGTGTTGACTTCGACAAGATCGACAGCGCACCAGAAGAAAAAGCTCGTGGTATCACCATCAACACCGCGCACGTCGAATACAACTCGACCATTCGTCACTACGCTCACGTCGACTGCCCAGGTCACGCTGACTACGTGAAGAACATGATCACCGGTGCTGCCCAGATGGACGGCGCTATCCTGGTCTGCTCGGCCGCTGATGGTCCGATGCCACAAACCCGTGAGCACATCCTGCTGTCCCGTCAGGTAGGCGTTCCGTACATCGTGGTCTTCCTGAACAAGGCTGACCTGGTAGACGACGCTGAGCTGCTGGAACTGGTCGAGATGGAAGTTCGTGACCTGCTGTCGACCTACGACTTCCCAGGCGACGACACTCCGATCATCATCGGTTCGGCTCGTATGGCTCTGGAAGGCAACGACGAAAACGAAATGGGCACCACTGCCGTTCGTAAACTGGTTGAAACTCTGGACAGCTACATCCCAGAGCCAGTTCGTCTGACCGACAAGCCGTTCCTGATGCCAATCGAAGACGTGTTCTCGATCTCCGGTCGCGGTACTGTTGTTACCGGTCGTATCGAGCGCGGTATCGTTCGCGTTCAGGATGCGCTGGAGATCGTTGGTCTGCGTGACACCACCGTCACCACCTGCACCGGTGTTGAAATGTTCCGCAAATTGCTCGACGAAGGTCGTGCTGGCGAGAACTGCGGCGTGCTGCTGCGCGGCACCAAGCGTGACGACGTTGAGCGTGGCCAGGTTCTGGTCAAGCCAGGTTCGGTCAAGCCGCACACCAAGTTCACCGCAGAAGTCTACGTTCTGAGCAAGGAAGAAGGCGGTCGCCACACTCCGTTCTTCAAAGGCTACCGTCCACAGTTCTACTTCCGTACAACTGACGTGACTGGTAACTGCGAACTGCCAGAAGGCGTTGAAATGGTAATGCCAGGTGACAACATCCAGATGACTGTCACTCTGATCAAGACCATCGCAATGGAAGACGGCCTGCGTTTCGCTATCCGTGAAGGCGGTCGTACCGTCGGCGCCGGCGTCGTAGCCAAAATCATCGAGTAA
- the fusA gene encoding elongation factor G, with protein MARTTDINRYRNIGIVAHVDAGKTTTTERVLFYTGVNHKMGEVHDGAATMDWMVQEQERGITITSAATTAFWEGSNKQFPRHRFNIIDTPGHVDFTIEVERSLRVLDGAVVVFCGTSGVEPQSETVWRQANKYGVPRLVYVNKMDRAGANFLRVIGQIKQRLGHTPVPIQLAIGAEDNFQGQIDLMSMEAVYWNDADKGMAARREPIPAELQELADEWRSNMVEAAAEASEELMNKYLEGEELTNDEIKAALRQRTIAGEIVLAVCGSSFKNKGVPLVLDAVIDYLPAPVDIPAIKGSDPDDETVAMERHADDSEPFSALAFKIATDPFVGTLTFARVYSGVLSSGDGVINSVKGKKERVGRMVQMHANTREEIKEVRAGDIAALIGMKDVTTGDTLCSADKPIILVRMDFPEPVISVAVEPKTKDDQEKMGIALGKLAQEDPSFRVKTDEETGQTIISGMGELHLDILVDRMRREFNVEANIGKPQVSYREKITKACEIEGKFVRQSGGRGQFGHCWIRFAPADEGQEGLQFVNEVVGGVVPKEYIPAIQKGIEEQMKNGVVAGYPLIGLKATVFDGSYHDVDSNEMAFKVAASMATKQLASKGGGVVLEPIMKVEVVTPEDYMGDVMGDLNRRRGLIQGMEDTVSGKVIRAEVPLGEMFGYATDVRSMSQGRASYSMEFSKYSEAPSNVVEAIVKKQG; from the coding sequence ATGGCTCGTACAACTGATATCAATCGCTACCGTAACATCGGTATCGTCGCTCACGTGGATGCGGGTAAAACCACCACCACCGAGCGCGTCCTGTTCTATACGGGCGTGAACCACAAGATGGGCGAGGTGCATGATGGCGCCGCGACCATGGACTGGATGGTGCAGGAGCAGGAGCGGGGTATTACCATTACTTCCGCTGCTACTACCGCATTCTGGGAAGGCTCCAACAAGCAGTTCCCACGCCACCGCTTCAACATCATCGATACCCCCGGCCACGTTGACTTCACCATTGAAGTAGAGCGTTCGCTGCGTGTACTCGACGGTGCGGTCGTGGTGTTCTGCGGTACCTCCGGTGTCGAGCCTCAGTCCGAAACCGTATGGCGTCAAGCCAACAAGTACGGTGTTCCACGTCTCGTCTACGTGAACAAGATGGATCGTGCCGGTGCCAACTTCCTGCGCGTGATCGGTCAGATCAAGCAGCGCTTGGGTCACACCCCGGTGCCGATCCAGCTGGCCATCGGTGCAGAAGACAACTTCCAGGGCCAGATCGATCTGATGTCCATGGAAGCGGTCTACTGGAACGACGCTGACAAAGGCATGGCTGCGCGCCGTGAGCCGATCCCTGCCGAGCTGCAGGAACTGGCTGACGAGTGGCGCAGCAACATGGTCGAGGCTGCGGCCGAGGCCAGCGAAGAGCTGATGAACAAGTACCTCGAAGGTGAAGAACTCACCAACGACGAAATCAAGGCCGCTCTGCGTCAGCGTACCATCGCTGGTGAAATCGTCCTGGCTGTTTGCGGTTCCTCGTTCAAGAACAAGGGCGTTCCCCTGGTTCTGGATGCCGTCATCGACTACCTGCCGGCCCCTGTCGACATTCCTGCCATCAAGGGTTCCGACCCGGATGACGAGACTGTGGCCATGGAGCGTCATGCAGACGACAGCGAGCCGTTCTCGGCTCTGGCGTTCAAGATCGCTACCGACCCATTCGTGGGTACCCTGACCTTCGCCCGTGTCTACTCGGGTGTGTTGAGCTCCGGCGACGGCGTGATCAACTCGGTCAAGGGCAAGAAAGAGCGCGTGGGTCGTATGGTGCAGATGCACGCAAACACCCGCGAAGAGATCAAGGAAGTACGCGCTGGTGACATCGCGGCCTTGATCGGCATGAAGGACGTCACCACCGGTGACACCCTGTGCTCGGCCGACAAGCCGATCATCCTGGTTCGCATGGACTTCCCGGAGCCGGTAATCTCGGTTGCCGTTGAGCCCAAGACCAAGGATGACCAGGAAAAAATGGGTATCGCACTGGGCAAGCTTGCTCAGGAAGACCCGTCTTTCCGCGTCAAGACCGATGAAGAGACTGGTCAAACGATCATCTCGGGTATGGGTGAGTTGCACCTGGACATTCTGGTTGACCGCATGCGCCGCGAGTTCAACGTAGAAGCCAACATCGGTAAACCGCAGGTTTCCTACCGTGAGAAGATCACGAAGGCCTGTGAGATCGAAGGCAAGTTCGTTCGTCAGTCCGGCGGTCGTGGTCAGTTTGGCCATTGCTGGATCCGTTTTGCTCCTGCTGACGAAGGTCAGGAAGGTCTGCAGTTCGTGAACGAAGTCGTAGGTGGTGTTGTTCCGAAGGAATACATCCCGGCGATCCAGAAGGGTATCGAAGAGCAGATGAAGAACGGCGTCGTTGCCGGCTATCCGCTGATCGGCCTGAAGGCGACCGTTTTCGATGGCTCTTACCACGACGTCGACTCCAACGAGATGGCGTTCAAGGTGGCTGCCTCCATGGCGACCAAGCAGCTGGCCTCCAAGGGCGGCGGTGTTGTGCTTGAGCCGATCATGAAGGTGGAAGTTGTAACACCTGAGGACTACATGGGTGACGTGATGGGAGACCTGAACCGTCGTCGTGGTCTGATCCAGGGTATGGAAGATACGGTGTCCGGCAAGGTTATCCGTGCCGAGGTTCCGTTGGGCGAAATGTTCGGTTATGCGACCGATGTTCGTTCCATGTCCCAGGGTCGCGCGAGCTACTCTATGGAATTCTCCAAATACTCCGAGGCTCCGTCGAACGTCGTCGAAGCTATCGTTAAAAAACAAGGCTGA
- the rpsG gene encoding 30S ribosomal protein S7 — MPRRRVAAKREVLDDPKYGSQILAKFMNHVMESGKKAVAERIVYGALDKVKERKNSDPLEIFEKALDAIAPLVEVKSRRVGGATYQVPVEVRPSRRNALAMRWLVDFARKRGEKSMALRLAGELLDAAEGKGAAVKKREDVHRMAEANKAFSHYRF, encoded by the coding sequence ATGCCAAGAAGACGCGTAGCAGCCAAGCGCGAAGTGCTTGACGATCCAAAATACGGCAGCCAGATCCTGGCTAAGTTCATGAACCACGTGATGGAAAGCGGCAAGAAAGCCGTTGCCGAGCGTATCGTTTATGGCGCGCTGGACAAGGTTAAAGAACGCAAGAACAGCGACCCCCTGGAAATCTTCGAGAAAGCTCTCGACGCCATCGCTCCGCTGGTCGAAGTGAAGTCGCGCCGTGTAGGCGGTGCTACTTACCAGGTTCCGGTCGAAGTTCGTCCGTCCCGTCGTAACGCTCTGGCAATGCGCTGGCTGGTAGACTTCGCGCGCAAGCGCGGTGAAAAGTCGATGGCTCTGCGCTTGGCCGGCGAACTGCTGGACGCTGCCGAAGGCAAAGGTGCTGCAGTTAAGAAGCGTGAAGACGTTCACCGTATGGCTGAAGCCAACAAAGCGTTCTCGCACTACCGCTTCTAA
- the rpsL gene encoding 30S ribosomal protein S12, with product MATINQLVRQPRKRIVEKSDVPALQNCPQRRGVCTRVYTTTPKKPNSALRKVCRVRLTNGFEVSSYIGGEGHNLQEHSVVLIRGGRVKDLPGVRYHTVRGSLDTSGVKGRNQGRSKYGTKRPK from the coding sequence ATGGCAACTATCAACCAGCTGGTACGTCAGCCGCGTAAGCGTATCGTCGAGAAATCCGACGTACCTGCGCTGCAGAACTGCCCGCAACGTCGTGGCGTGTGCACCCGTGTGTACACCACCACGCCGAAAAAACCTAACTCGGCACTGCGTAAAGTATGCCGTGTGCGTCTGACCAACGGTTTCGAGGTTTCCTCGTACATCGGCGGTGAAGGCCACAACCTGCAAGAGCACAGCGTGGTACTGATCCGCGGCGGTCGTGTAAAAGACTTGCCAGGTGTTCGTTACCACACCGTTCGCGGCTCCCTGGATACCTCCGGCGTCAAAGGTCGTAACCAAGGTCGTTCGAAGTACGGTACCAAGCGTCCGAAGTAA